A segment of the Candidatus Nitrososphaera gargensis Ga9.2 genome:
GTCTTGGAAACCTCCAGACCAATTGCAGGAGCGTTTCATGGCGGTGGGCAACTTTCTGGACAAGATATGTGTCAAGTCGCCCACACCTGTGCAGTACGACAAGATAGACGCAAAGAAAACCAAGACGATCCCAGTGTATGAAAAAGAATACGAGTATCTGAAGTATCATTTCCTGACCAAGAGAGTAGGTCTTGGAATCCTTGACCCCTTCCTCACTGACCCTCACCTTGAGGATATCTCTATCGTCGGTGCTGGTAACGTATACGTAGTCCACAAGATCTTTGGGCCTCTCAGGTGTACCGTATGGCTCACAATGGATGACATTGATGACATGGTCATAGGCATGTCTGAACAGTTTGGCAAGACTATATCGCATGCCAGGCCGCTGGTTGATGCGACGCTGCCTGAAGGTTCCAGAATCAATATTGTCTTTGGCAAGGACGTAAGCAGGAGGGGAACGAACGCGACCATCAGAAGGTTTGCAAGCGTGCCACTATCGATAACCCAGATCATTAACTCAAAGAGCATTGACGCGCGTGAAGCGGCCTATATGTGGATGATGGTCGGCGAGGGTATGAGTTGTTTCATCAACGGGGAAACCGCGTCTGGCAAGACAACTACCATGATGGGGATTACTCAATTCATTCCTCCGACATGGAAAATAGTCAGCATAGAGGACACGCCAGAAATAACGCTGCCACACAAGAACTGGATCAGCGAAGTTACAAGAGATACTGGAAGCCCATCGTCCAGCGTGGTAATGTTCGACCTGCTCAAGGCAGCTCTCAGACAGAGGCCAAACTACATACTTGTAGGTGAAATCAGGGGCGCAGAGGCCAATATAGCATTTCAGGCCATGCAGACAGGGCATCCTGTCATGAGCACCTTCCACGCAGCACAGATGTCATCACTTATCCAGAGGTTGACAGGCGAGCCTATGAAGATACCCAAGCCGAATGTAGAAAACTTAAACATTGCTCTGTTTCAAGCTGCAGTGCAGGGCAAGGATGGCAAGCCGGTTAGGCGAGTCTTATCCATAAACGAAATAGTAGGGTATAACGGCGGCGCAGACTCGGTCATGTTCGTTCCAGTCTTTACATGGGACCCTGCTTCTGATACGGTGACGTACAGAGGAAAGGGAAGCAGCAACCTGTTCATCACAAAGATACTTCTCAAGAGGGGTCTCTCAAGGAAAGATGAAGGCAGTCTTTACGATGAACTTGAGCTACGCACAAAGATCCTAGAGACCATGATAAAGAAAAAGATATTCAACTATTATGACGTCTATGACCGTATTGTGCAGGCAAAGGAAATTGGACTTGAAAAGTTCAAGAAAGAGCTTGATATGCTCTAACTCTTCTGGTAGACCCTCTCTCTGGTATAAATGGTCTTGAAAAGGGAAGATGTCCTTCCAATCATTATCTCTGACTGGCCCATTATTAAATATCCCTTTGGCTTTAGCGCATCGTAGAATTTCTTGAGTAGTCTCTCCCTGCTTTCCTTGTCAAAGTATATCATTACGTTCCTACATAGGATCATATCTAGATCCGACGCAGGAGGAGCGACCTTAGCAAGATCGCCAACATTAAAGATGATCGCTTCTCTGATCTGAGGGCTGATTTGCCAAGACTTTTTCCCTGTGACTTGCTGAAAATACTTTGACTTTATTTCATCCGATATGTTCTTTAGATTCCTTTCCTCGTATATCCCTGACCGTGCAAATCTGATGGAATTGGGGTTGATGTCTGTCGCAAAGACGGAAAGCCTGTGCGATCCGGGCATAGTTTGCAGCAACTCGCTGGCTACAAGAGCAACACTGTACGGTTCTTCCCCGGTTGCACAGCCTGCACACCATATCTTTGTTATTCTATTTGAATGAACCATTGAGGGTAGCAACGTTGTTCTCAACAGATGGAATAGCTGGATATCCCTGAAGAACTCTGTCACCGTAACGGAAAAAAGTGAAGTTAGAGTCGCGTGCTCGACAGGATCGTTTGATAGCAGCTTTGCATACTCTTGGTAGGTCCTTATCCCTTTTGCTCTCATTCGATGATCTATTCTTCTTATCAAAAACGATTTCCTGTACTTTTGCGCGTCTCCGCTGTCTGCCAGCCTGTTGAGGATGAGATCTAGATTTGGATCGGCAGATTTTTCTATACTTGACATCAGAGGATCACTTCAGATGTCTTGTTCCTTACTGTAACTTGACCTGTGCTTACGTCAAGCTTAACCCATCTGCCCTGTGTCGATCCTATATCCTCTGCTAACACGGGTATGTTGTATTGTGTGAGAAGAGATTTGATACTCAAATAGTTACGTTCACCGATGTTGAACAAGTCTGCCGCGCTGTTTTCATTTGTGAACGTCTTGGCCCCTCCAATAAGCTTAGAGATCAATAGATCGACTCTGGCACCTTTTTGTTTCATTCCTTCCACTACTACCTTAAGAGCGTGGTCGGCATACTTTGCTTCATGGCCATCTGCTGGCATATATCTGCCTTCGCTGCTTGGTAGCATTATGTGAGCAAGGCCACCTACCTTTGCGGCCGGCTCATACATGCATAGCGCGATGCAAGAGCCGACAAATGTGGTAAGCGCAGAATTTTGATGATTGCTGATCGAATATGATCCCATTTTAACATCAATTTCGGCTACTCTACGCCAACTGCTCGCTTCTTCCAATGCTATTCGCTCTTCCTTTTCGGAGTGCCAGTCGACGCTGCCAGCTTCCTTGCGTCTGTAATGCCCATTATGATCAAGACCTTTATCCGCGTTCCCGTGATCTTGCCGACTAGCTCTGACTCGGCTATCACCAGAATATTGTCTGTGGCAGCAATGTCGCTTATTGGAAATTCAATGATGCCATGAATTGTGTCTGTGGCAAAGCCGGGGACCGAGCACTTCATCTTGAATCCCGTATATTTGGCCATGTCATTTAGGAATGAACCGGCGAACAGGATGTTGCCCACTTCAGAAATTGAAGATCTGCCTAGAATGTC
Coding sequences within it:
- a CDS encoding type II/IV secretion system ATPase subunit is translated as MQSTKQAADQNQPQSQMDPKLMEQMQKVPYLMEYVSAFIQKGNPSPAFYEKIDGSFKSLKMPNLIYPISENNLIHINAYASGGDGYFEYVVIGPPEPDARLLGAVDRMFATYAGSWKPPDQLQERFMAVGNFLDKICVKSPTPVQYDKIDAKKTKTIPVYEKEYEYLKYHFLTKRVGLGILDPFLTDPHLEDISIVGAGNVYVVHKIFGPLRCTVWLTMDDIDDMVIGMSEQFGKTISHARPLVDATLPEGSRINIVFGKDVSRRGTNATIRRFASVPLSITQIINSKSIDAREAAYMWMMVGEGMSCFINGETASGKTTTMMGITQFIPPTWKIVSIEDTPEITLPHKNWISEVTRDTGSPSSSVVMFDLLKAALRQRPNYILVGEIRGAEANIAFQAMQTGHPVMSTFHAAQMSSLIQRLTGEPMKIPKPNVENLNIALFQAAVQGKDGKPVRRVLSINEIVGYNGGADSVMFVPVFTWDPASDTVTYRGKGSSNLFITKILLKRGLSRKDEGSLYDELELRTKILETMIKKKIFNYYDVYDRIVQAKEIGLEKFKKELDML
- a CDS encoding CheR family methyltransferase, whose amino-acid sequence is MSSIEKSADPNLDLILNRLADSGDAQKYRKSFLIRRIDHRMRAKGIRTYQEYAKLLSNDPVEHATLTSLFSVTVTEFFRDIQLFHLLRTTLLPSMVHSNRITKIWCAGCATGEEPYSVALVASELLQTMPGSHRLSVFATDINPNSIRFARSGIYEERNLKNISDEIKSKYFQQVTGKKSWQISPQIREAIIFNVGDLAKVAPPASDLDMILCRNVMIYFDKESRERLLKKFYDALKPKGYLIMGQSEIMIGRTSSLFKTIYTRERVYQKS
- a CDS encoding chemotaxis protein CheD, giving the protein MEEASSWRRVAEIDVKMGSYSISNHQNSALTTFVGSCIALCMYEPAAKVGGLAHIMLPSSEGRYMPADGHEAKYADHALKVVVEGMKQKGARVDLLISKLIGGAKTFTNENSAADLFNIGERNYLSIKSLLTQYNIPVLAEDIGSTQGRWVKLDVSTGQVTVRNKTSEVIL